Proteins encoded in a region of the Leishmania panamensis strain MHOM/PA/94/PSC-1 chromosome 15 sequence genome:
- a CDS encoding hypothetical protein (TriTrypDB/GeneDB-style sysID: LpmP.15.0810) produces MSRELTTTTATFSSPSPAVRRGYSGEGLPLGKLLDPLRWYFKWVRANPESASSLEQFSRTLTMLWSDPTNLITSEACFALCKLHAFSNFAIISAGGRRTSKTELLSFVLRGIQEVECLMELIHRKYAGHRRTWNALLLLEGVKCTLKACVHRQLFLVPWLWESMMVSLRRALRHLTTLTPRRRVHGGDGGVSSGSGGSGAGSFAAWSAGSGAGVAGNYCGPLTQLDYRGGNTDLCGEVVGPHNMRLVIPRVASDRRHEHRHVYRAGANSAANDGEDHVTFAQEGGVEEELEEAESIRFTWIDVLGLMLDMYLLLRPLLLVALARHAFLVLPEETANSIARLPPPLSKEMVAAAEAAAKAAEEAKKTGTPVKPTSGPDPLAALHKAIAATPQQTLLGNWGVWAGVAGCDFLVALLARLVRRNRVPVVYIKDSAENDAGVLPASLLEGGEAVSIPADGLTDNTTVTTGVDDSRAIGPAMEATVVSRDHTRVQLALRNFFYNVMRDPFFTAVLKQFIYHNFIRGFVNRIPLLGTCISFYATHYLSMQYYSFLYTLRQ; encoded by the coding sequence ATGTCTCGCGAGCTAAccacgacgacggcaacgTTCTCGTCACCCTCCCCGGCGGTGCGCCGTGGCTACAGTGGTGAGGGGCTGCCGCTAGGCAAGCTGCTTGATCCGCTTCGCTGGTACTTCAAGTGGGTGCGTGCGAATCCGGAGAGCGCATCAAGCCTGGAGCAGTTCTCGCGCACCCTCACCATGCTGTGGTCTGACCCAACGAACCTGATCACCTCGGAGGCATGCTTTGCCCTCTGCAAGCTGCACGCCTTCTCCAACTTCGCCATCATCTCCGCTGGTGGTCGCCGGACGAGCAAGACGGAGCTGCTCTCCTTCGTGCTGCGAGGCATCCAAGAGGTGGAGTGCCTGATGGAGTTGATCCACCGCAAGTACGCCGGCCACCGTCGCACGTGGaatgcgctgctcctgctaGAAGGCGTCAAGTGCACATTAAAGGCGTGCGTGCACCGTcagctcttcctcgtcccGTGGCTGTGGGAGTCCATGATGGTGTCGCTGCGCCGTGCCCTGCGTCACCTGACCACCctcacgccgcgccgccgcgtacacggcggcgacggcggtgttTCATCAGGCTCcgggggcagcggtgcaggcaGCTTTGCCGCGTGGAGCGCCGGCTctggcgctggcgtcgcCGGCAACTACTGTGGCCCCCTCACGCAGCTGGACTACCGTGGTGGCAACACCGACCTGTGCGGCGAGGTTGTAGGGCCGCATAACATGCGTCTCGTCATCCCGCGCGTCGCCTCTGACAGGCGTCATGAGCACCGCCATGTGTACAGGGCAGGCGCCAACAGCGCTGCCAACGACGGAGAGGACCACGTTACCTTCGCgcaggaggggggcgtggaggaggagctggaggaggcggagtcAATCAGGTTCACGTGGATTGACGTGCTCGGCTTGATGCTGGACATGTACCTTCTCTTGcgacctcttctcctcgtaGCGCTGGCGCGGCACGCATTTCTGGTGCTGCCCGAGGAGACGGCCAACTCGATCGCTCGGCTGCCACCTCCCTTATCAAAGGAGATGGTCGCCGCAGCTGAGGCGGCCGCCAAGGCTGCggaagaagcgaagaagacAGGGACGCCGGTGAAGCCGACGTCGGGGCCCGATCCGCTCGCGGCGCTCCACAAGGCAatcgctgccacgccgcagcagaccCTGCTGGGGAACTGGGGTGTGTGGGCTGGCGTGGCGGGCTGTGACTTCCTTGTCGCGCTGCTCGCCCGCCTCGTGCGCCGCAACCGCGTTCCCGTGGTGTACATCAAGGACAGCGCCGAGAACGACGCCGGCGTGCTGCCGGCGTCGTTGCTGGAGGGCGGTGAGGCGGTGTCAATTCCGGCAGACGGCCTCACCGACAATACAACAGTCACGACTGGCGTGGACGACTCGCGCGCCATCGGCCCAGCGATGGAGGCCACAGTCGTCTCACGTGATCACACGCGAGTacagctggcgctgcgcaactTCTTTTACAATGTCATGCGCGACCCCTTCTTTACAGCGGTCCTGAAACAGTTCATCTATCATAATTTCATCCGCGGCTTCGTCAACcgcatccccctcctcggcaCGTGCATCTCCTTCTACGCCACCCATTACCTGTCAATGCAGTACTACAGCTTCCTGTACACCCTGAGGCAGTAA
- a CDS encoding dolichol phosphate-mannose biosynthesis regulatory protein, putative (TriTrypDB/GeneDB-style sysID: LpmP.15.0820), whose translation MMTDRALGTLLLACNSSFFVYYVLWIGVMPFVDESHFTQALFPPREYGLLLAALMMTAAVGIAMLVGSLHTIWRTGYVPLPTKAAAMTRVNLLAASAVAATTDGVVPEVPIAAK comes from the coding sequence aTGATGACGGATCGCGCCCTGGGCACGCTGTTGCTGGCCTGCAACTCGAGCTTTTTTGTCTACTACGTTCTCTGGATTGGTGTGATGCCGTTCGTGGACGAGTCGCACTTCACGCAggccctctttcctccccgcGAGTACGGTCTGCTCCTCGCGGCGCTCATGATGACGGCAGCTGTCGGGATTGCCATGTTGGTGGGCTCTCTTCACACAATCTGGCGGACCGGCtacgtgccgctgccgacgaaAGCTGCAGCAATGACCAGGGTAAACCTATTAGCAGCATCCGCAGTAGCGGCCACCACGGATGGAGTGGTGCCAGAGGTTCCCATCGCGGCCAAGTGA
- a CDS encoding hypothetical protein (TriTrypDB/GeneDB-style sysID: LpmP.15.0830): MSDAEGFGDLFGGVDEVLELPLQTLLISRQVLAEEGTTCDYFTPLLDRFDNITSAATAANDHTRLRQRLARLAPPPLEVRFRDKRHSLWGHTLWNAAKYLVKRMDERLIDVRGKSVIELGAGLGVPALAAYKNGARLCVVTDYPDADLLDILALNLKANCGPGDMDADVKSEMEEQARKQLAKGGDSDTVSADQLGAAMSTRYYVEPLLWGSQEHIDKVMQHTTGGAGYDIVILSDILFNHVCNDDLADTLATLLAKNPRAAGYCVFSHHRAHKQLHDFEFFDKCLRRGLHYEQVDEQDYPMMFPEDRGPESVRRPVKCYKIAHRYDDAGCGLDTSLRFDVVLQGTGIAQSIVSAALARNGVKVLHCDGAEYYGAAMATFDHAGFLQYLSQPSSLAASSSTSSSTAPNVFINRIVDEVPVARRRRYLFDVLPMCYMAHGPLLRHLVSSGTGRSLECQHVHRFLFLQHATTTGATGAGAAVTAAMEVPLTRASVFHSTSISLFDKRRMMRFVKDVEASVVEQLHAKAANPADDPSVVNTSIAAEAAAAKAAAIFTCEAQSNPQITLTELLQSKYDLSGTVLDVVSLMGMMNVLPATNSTTLTSGQGAAAEPPLVQSVDMVRDLLLSTGAFGGKSPYLATSYGAAEVPQNMCRISAVWGGVFVLRRSLRGVAVDEAKETQYAVLSNGQWVPAKVIVTPAELTATNYLSYGVNDWYYDFLKEQEQGRTPLIPLSEGQGSAPAPAIAPDQTKMSHKDAADETASALASPAGAVRFSRVVLATKSAPLFSLAAMQAAGVIEVDDACDYTAAAPIITALAREPQTRAVVWVIQQSFASDQAPARFTSDDADGGATCDPCVLHFTADANQLSQEQLHAYVMRYYTSTEKAERPYCVPHDDIVLAAAFTVDSQEVAQHGVVPCPVELPSETRWTHPFGWVESMKLRRANENDRQHLLRHQMTEEDATPATTAPTLACSATAQTADLCRSSEHFRLIEIPTLLPNLVYDGHYVQEAEKAYKRVLDALGLPTAATATSAAASEADEDAAQAYAFLRPLPR, translated from the coding sequence atGTCGGATGCCGAAGGCTTTGGTGACTTGTTCGGCGGCGTTGATGAAGTGCTGGAGCTCCCGCTGCAGACGCTCCTCATCAGCCGCCAGGTACTCGCTGAGGAAGGGACGACGTGCGATTacttcacccctctccttgACCGCTTTGACAACATAAcgtcagcggcgacagcggcgaacGATCACACGCGGCTACGCCAGCGCCTCGCACGCctcgcgccgccgcctctggAGGTTCGCTTCCGCGACAAGCGCCACAGCCTGTGGGGGCACACGCTCTGGAACGCGGCCAAGTACCTCGTAAAGCGCATGGATGAGCGTCTGATCGACGTGCGTGGCAAGTCGGTCATCGAGCTCGGCGCCGGGCTCGGTGTTCCGGCCCTGGCCGCGTATAAAAATGGCGCTCGGCTGTGCGTCGTGACGGACTACCCTGACGCGGATCTACTCGACATCCTCGCGCTGAACCTGAAGGCAAACTGTGGCCCCGGCGACATGGACGCCGACGTGAAGTCTGAAATGGAAGAGCAGGCTCGGAAGCAGCTCGCCAAGGGTGGCGACTCTGACACTGTTTCGGCTGATCAGCTCGGCGCCGCCATGAGCACCCGCTACTACGTGGAGCCCCTTCTCTGGGGTAGTCAGGAACACATTGATAAAGTGATGCAGCACACaaccggcggcgccggctaCGATATTGTCATCCTGTCCGACATCCTCTTCAACCACGTGTGCAACGATGACCTCGCCGACACGCTTGCCACGCTCCTGGCCAAGAATCCACGCGCGGCCGGCTACTGCGTCTTCTCCCATCACCGCGCGCacaagcagctgcacgactTCGAGTTCTTCGACAAGTGTCTGCGCCGCGGGCTGCACTACGAGCAGGTGGACGAGCAGGACTACCCGATGATGTTTCCAGAGGACCGCGGGCCGGAGTCGGTGCGGCGGCCGGTGAAGTGCTACAAGATCGCTCATCGCTACGATGATGCCGGCTGCGGCTTGGACACGAGCCTGCGCTTTGATGTGGTGCTGCAAGGGACAGGGATAGCGCAGTCAATAGTgtcggcggcgttggcgcgaAACggggtgaaggtgctgcacTGCGATGGTGCGGAGTACTATGGCGCCGCCATGGCCACCTTTGACCACGCTGGATTTCTTCAGTACCTGAGCCAGCCGTCGTCCCTGGCCGCGTCATCGTCGACGTCCTCGTCCACTGCGCCAAACGTCTTCATCAACCGCATCGTTGACGAGGTGCCAgtggcgcgccgccgccgctatTTATTTGACGTGCTTCCGATGTGCTACATGGCGCAtggtccgctgctgcgccacctcgtaTCCTCTGGCACAGGCCGATCACTGGAGTGCCAGCACGTCCaccgctttctcttcctgcAGCACGCAACAACAACCGGAGCAaccggcgctggtgctgcggtgacggcggcgatggaggtGCCGCTGACGCGGGCGAGCGTCTTTcacagcacctccatcaGCCTCTTTGACAAGCGCCGCATGATGCGTTTTGTGAAGGATGTCGAGGCGTCCGTAGTGGAGCAACTGCATGCCAAGGCCGCCAACCCGGCTGACGACCCGTCCGTCGTGAACACgtccatcgccgccgaggcagcggcggccaagGCAGCGGCCATCTTCACCTGTGAGGCGCAGTCAAATCCGCAGATCACCTTGACGGAGCTCCTGCAGAGCAAGTACGACCTCTCCGGCACCGTCCTCGATGTTGTCTCGCTCATGGGCATGATGAACGTTCTGCCGGCCACGAACAGCACAACTTTGACCTCTGGCcagggggcagcagcggagccgCCTCTCGTTCAATCGGTAGACATGGTGCGTGatcttcttctctccactgGTGCCTTTGGCGGCAAATCTCCCTACCTCGCCACGTCGTATGGAGCTGCAGAGGTGCCGCAGAACATGTGCCGCATCTCCGCCGTCTGGGGTGGCGTCtttgtgctgcgccgcagcctcCGTGGCGTCGCCGTGGACGAGGCCAAGGAGACTCAGTACGCCGTGTTAAGCAACGGGCAGTGGGTGCCAGCCAAGGTAATCGTCACCCCGGCGGAGCTCACTGCCACAAACTACCTGAGCTACGGAGTGAATGACTGGTACTACGACTTCCTCAAGGAGCAGGAACAGGGCCGGACGCCGCTCATCCCGCTTTCAGAGGGGCAGGGCAGTGCTCCAGCTCCAGCCATAGCACCAGATCAGACGAAAATGAGCCACAAGGACGCGGCTGACGAGACTGCGAGTGCGTTGGCATCCCCTGCAGGTGCGGTCCGCTTCAGCCGTGTCGTGCTGGCAACCAAGAGCGCACCACTTTTCTCGCTGGCAGCCATGCAGGCCGCCGGCGTAATCGAGGTGGATGACGCGTGCGACtacaccgccgctgcgccgatCATCACAGCCCTCGCGAGGGAGCCACAAACACGAGCAGTGGTGTGGGTCATCCAGCAGTCGTTTGCGTCCGACCAGGCACCGGCGCGCTTCACCTCCGACGATGCCGACGGTGGCGCCACGTGTGACCCGTGTGTTCTTCACTTCACGGCCGACGCGAATCAGCTGtcgcaggagcagctgcatgCGTACGTCATGCGCTACTACACATCCACCGAGAAGGCGGAAAGGCCGTACTGTGTCCCCCACGATGACATTGTTCTGGCGGCTGCCTTCACAGTGGACAGCCAAGAGGTGGCTCAGCACGGCGTGGTGCCGTGCCCGGTGGAGCTGCCGAGTGAGACACGCTGGACGCACCCGTTCGGTTGGGTGGAGTCCATGAAGCTGCGGCGTGCCAACGAGAACGACCGCCAGCATCTCCTGCGCCACCAGATGACGGAAGAGGATGCCACGCCAGCGACAACCGCGCCCACGCTGGCGTGCTCGGCTACGGCGCAGACGGCCGAcctctgccgcagctctgAGCACTTTCGCCTCATCGAAATACCGACGTTGTTGCCAAACCTCGTCTACGATGGACATTACGTGCAGGAGGCTGAGAAGGCCTACAAACGCGTGCTTGATGCACTTGGTCTGCCGACAGCCGCCACGGCGACGtccgcagcggcatcggAAGCCGACGAagacgcggcgcaggcgtACGCCTTCCTGAGGCCTCTCCCACGCTAG
- a CDS encoding hypothetical protein (TriTrypDB/GeneDB-style sysID: LpmP.15.0840), producing MTKLPRSRGPSCDAESISSSITGCCPPAPTPFRYLTASSEVTRYQQPSFRSMELLLPASLWSDSFVQERARYTLLPRHLSQFSSPSASATLMPSSSSARDSTPSTTAALVTTQEEQRRTSSADVDNFLSGCAPGRWSFMTIYRNFKRAREEAATWVKTPEMSRRDCLADNAPEGDFFSERPYRPSAPPILSLSSPSMSPVDGCSTTEVDDGDNYGEEVIVQSRGLSSSCPSSSTTSRAESMGAAAWYSTAAAVASEVNIQNTMLHGYQVTQSSFPATAGVAATSLTAEYAEAFRLFGIVLDRVSTAHATRCPLCSPPRPPRWGRGAQLALPPTARTPDAIPPIYPDQSCTVVSDMWGAHKFSTDVERQAAMVTNRQRLLQRACSLLNRHDDRLLYLSETKPALFKEAVECHPVVRACAELGGLPLLRVLSATL from the coding sequence ATGACGAAGCTCCCCCGCTCACGAGGCCCGTCCTGTGACGCGGAGAGTATTTCCAGCAGCATCACAGGCTGCTGTCCGCCCGCCCCCACTCCATTCAGGTACCTTACCGCGTCCAGCGAGGTGACGCGCTACCAGCAGCCCAGCTTCCGGTCGATGGAGTTGCTCTTACCCGCCTCACTGTGGTCCGATTCGTTCGTGCAAGAGCGCGCACGCTACACTCTGCTGCCACGACACCTCTCCCAGTTTTCGAGTCCTTCAGCCAGTGCCACTCTgatgccctcctcctcgtctgcgcGAGACAGCACACCgagcacgacagcagcgTTGGTTACTACCCAAGAAGAGCAGCGTCGCACAAGCTCTGCTGATGTGGACAACTTCCTGTCCGGTTGCGCTCCCGGCAGGTGGTCCTTCATGACCATCTACCGCAACTTCAAACGAGCGCGTGAGGAGGCCGCTACGTGGGTTAAGACGCCTGAGATGTCGCGACGCGACTGCCTGGCTGACAACGCACCTGAGGGGGACTTTTTCTCTGAGCGCCCCTACCGTCCCTCGGCCCCTcctattctctctctgtcgtccCCTTCCATGTCTCCTGTCGATGGCTGTAGCACTACCGAGGTCGACGACGGTGATAACTACGGCGAGGAAGTGATTGTGCAAAGTCGCGGACTGAGCTCATCgtgcccctcctcttcgacAACGTCACGGGCCGAGTCGATGGGCGCCGCTGCATGGtactccactgctgctgccgttgcctcTGAGGTAAACATACAGAACACCATGTTGCATGGGTACCAGGTGACGCAGTCGTCTTTTCCAGCGActgctggtgttgctgcaACCTCGCTCACCGCAGAGTACGCAGAAGCTTTTCGGCTGTTCGGAATCGTTCTCGACCGAGTATCCACTGCGCATGCGACTCGCtgccctctctgctctccgccgcggccgccgcggtggggccgcggcgcgcagctTGCGCTTCCCCCTACCGCACGTACCCCCGACGCCATCCCCCCCATCTACCCCGATCAGTCATGTACCGTGGTTAGTGATATGTGGGGTGCGCACAAGTTCTCTACAGATGTGGAAAGgcaggcagcgatggtgacgAATCGTCagcgtctgctgcagcgcgcctgTTCCCTGCTGAACCGCCACGACGATCGTCTTCTCTACCTGAGCGAGACCAAACCCGCGCTCTTCAAGGAAGCCGTGGAGTGTCATCCAGTGGTGCGCGCCTGTGCAGAGCTGGGTGGACTCCcactgctgcgtgtgctctCGGCAACTCTGTAA
- a CDS encoding hypothetical protein (TriTrypDB/GeneDB-style sysID: LpmP.15.0850): MSPIPTRMPATASMAPSSAATASSADDANGLESRWPLRPPLDFRKGSSEETAHPAHHRSRHARQSPTSASSHSRSHSPPIATHLASQQAPSGEHGSDGAAVPVIPCHAASALTSTPAELLSDGVALDVLHLRDGQGLHHSVAMSSSAVLEHYHVLELEEQLQYWRQRALHMESRELQREHALQTWWKAEFATAQASSKTLIRKLLDKVHRLQKQLNLQKTMRQHMAGRGQQWRSSSASMDSSSTTLNSFTPGSSGHHMQKQQRRRRSYRHNSRRLEKRDHYPSPPTAVCHRSGSENDSTHDTPSSSDTNDVTHLRSVVSQLADENASLLESLAALHWEQQESDPNRSAANASEGRAMHNGKPLTPTLQTHLRELCRAALGCMSRSSELHECRAALYKRYTGNKETTSNGDLEVQKGARVVQALLDELSGRQASDASSLAQSLLVLRSALEHLNAVLLACVDDLVLASSQLTPTSPAASAPPPPPQQQQQPRDEHRSTDLEQLRQARAALFQEQQRRATAHPALGAATRDMQNLAQVQQDNVSQLKVEARTLAEQVQQESRAALVHTQAALQRDDVATTRCTNAAEHQSTLHAQREAQWQTQLSALTDKRSGYAREYALLRSRRATLQHARNATAAERTGQQQGRDDKVALMRQSHANGLHPVALLSKPASAAAPRNGVEAKATRAASALELLPLGTSSSAPHVMWTDVQRNRLTPNTQPSGFSGTSWVPLSPSRSLSYSPPPSSNKEPQNAPGPGAGDTARTHSARLTNGVSTADSGAPRLLSYFPTPPIDVVQPSVLAAPERSGYADVKALAQRPYDNNSETGEAGAPGHCTPLAKMRAWEEKFKAILRHA, encoded by the coding sequence ATGTCTCCGATCCCAACGCGCATGCCGGCAACGGCTTCTATGGCCCccagctccgccgccacagcatcGTCAGCCGATGACGCTAATGGACTCGAAAGCCGCTGGCCTCTTCGACCGCCGCTGGATTTCCgcaaaggcagcagcgaggaaaCAGCTCACCCCGCGCATCATCGCAGCAGGCACGCTCGCCAGTCCCCCAcatccgcctcctcgcactCCAGGAGCCACTCTCCGCCCATTGCCACTCACTTGGCTTCACAACAGGCCCCGTCTGGCGAACACGgaagcgatggcgctgcggttCCCGTCATCCCCTGCCATGCGGCATCCGCGCTGACGAGCACGCCGGCAGAGCTGTTGTCAGACGGCGTTGCGCTCGATGTCCTCCACCTCAGAGATGGTCAAGGACTCCACCACTCCGTTGCCATGAGCAGCTCAGCAGTGCTGGAACACTATCACGTACTCGAGCtggaagagcagctgcaatactggcggcagcgggcgCTACACATGGAGAGTCGAGAGCTACAGCGCGAGCACGCGCTCCAGACATGGTGGAAGGCAGAGTTTGCCACTGCGCAAGCCTCTTCAAAGACGCTCATACGGAAGCTGCTTGACAAGGTGCACCGTCTTCAAAAACAGCTGAATCTTCAGAAGACGATGCGGCAGCACATGGCGGGGCGAGGGCAACAGTGGAGAAGTAGCAGCGCATCCATggactcctcctccacaactCTGAACTCATTCACtcccggcagcagcggccaccacatgcagaagcagcagcgacggcgtcgtAGTTATCGTCACAACTCGAGACGGCTAGAGAAGAGGGATCACTACCCCTCACCACCTACCGCGGTatgccaccgcagcggcagtgagaACGACAGTACGCACGACACACCGAGCAGCTCTGACACAAACGATGTGACTCACCTGCGCAGCGTTGTCTCCCAGTTGGCAGACGAGAACGCTTCACTGCTAGAgtcgctcgctgcgctgcactgggagcagcaggagtcAGACCCcaaccgcagcgctgcaaaTGCCTCAGAGGGCCGTGCCATGCACAATGGCAAGCCGCTCACACCAACACTCCAGACGCACCTCCGCGAACTCTGTCGTGCCGCGCTTGGGTGTatgtcgcgcagcagcgagctgcaCGAGTGCCGTGCCGCGCTTTACAAGAGATACACTGGCAATAAGGAAACGACGAGCAACGGCGATCTCGAAGTGCAGAAAGGAGCGCGCGTTGTCCAGGCCCTCCTGGACGAGCTAAGTGGACGGCAAGCGAGCGATGCATCGTCACTGGCtcagtcgctgctggtgctgcgaaGCGCGCTCGAGCACCTCAACGCAGTGCTTCTCGCTTGTGTGGACGACCTAGTACTCGCCAGTAGCCAACTCACACCCACCTCccctgctgcctctgcgccaccgccgccgccacagcagcagcagcagccacgagacgagcaccgcagcacagACCTTGAGCAGCTTCGTCAGGCTCGCGCCGCTCTTTtccaagagcagcagcgccgcgccactgcaCATCCGGCTTTGGGTGCCGCCACGCGCGACATGCAGAATCTTGcacaggtgcagcaggacAACGTCTCGCAACTCAAGGTTGAAGCGCGCACCTTGGCGGAGCAAGTGCAGCAAGAGTCCCGTGCCGCTCTGGTACACACGCAAGCAGCTCTACAGCGCGACGACGTCGCGACAACGCGTTGCACCAATGCGGCAGAGCACCAGTCCACGTTGCACGCCCAACGAGAGGCACAGTGGCAGACACAACTGTCGGCGTTGACGGACAAGCGCAGCGGCTATGCCCGGGAATATGCTCTGCTGAGGAGTCGGCGTGCAACCCTTCAGCATGCTCGCAACGCAACCGCAGCAGAGCGGacggggcagcagcaaggaAGAGATGACAAGGTCGCGCTGATGCGTCAGTCGCATGCAAACGGTCTCCACCCTGTAGCACTGCTGTCAAAGCccgcgtcggcggcggcgccaagGAATGGAGTGGAAGCGAAAGCGACTCGAGCGGCGTCCGCgttggagctgctgccgctgggcaCCTCCTCATCTGCGCCACACGTCATGTGGACTGACGTCCAGCGGAATCGACTCACGCCAAACACCCAGCCCAGCGGGTTTAGTGGCACATCATGGGTACCTCTCAGCCCCAGTCGATCACTGAGCTACTCGCCTCCGCCGAGTTCCAATAAGGAACCACAGAACGCACCGGGACCAGGCGCAGGCGACACTGCACGGACACACAGTGCGCGCCTGACAAATGGCGTCAGCACGGCGGATTCTGGTGCGCCGAGGCTTCTGTCATACTTTCCCACCCCTCCCATAGACGTCGTACAGCCGTCAGTGCTCGCGGCGCCAGAGCGTAGCGGCTATGCCGACGTGAAAGCGCTAGCGCAGCGGCCCTacgacaacaacagcgaaaCAGGAGAGGCCGGTGCGCCTGGCCACTGCACGCCTTTGGCGAAGATGAGGGCATGGGAGGAGAAGTTCAAGGCCATCTTGCGCCATGCGTGA